Genomic segment of Drosophila simulans strain w501 chromosome 2R, Prin_Dsim_3.1, whole genome shotgun sequence:
GTGCGTGTGCTCTTCGCAATCGGCGGCAGATAAAGCGGCCTGTCCAGAGCCGATCGGCTGCCCTTTTTGGGCAGCAGCTTTGAAGGACGCGTTCATGGGACGCTGTGGCAAACaactcaattttaattaaacgttGCGCTCCGagaaataaattaagcatGCTGACCAGGTTGGCTGCGCAATATCTGGACAACCTTGGGTCCCCCCGCCTGGACTTGTCTCGGGCAGCAGTGATAAGTGCATAGCCGTTGCGTGATTCGACCCAGAAGACCGGGCGAGTGGATAACAGGTTCCCACCTCGGCTGGCTTTATCAAGCGGCACAAAGAGGCTGATTCTAGTATTGTGCTAACGCTTAATTATGTGCCACAACAAGTATTTTCATTCTTTGTACTTTAATGCATGGAACGCTACTTGAGGAACGCTTGCAGGCGATTCTGCTGCGTTTTGCTGGCGTCTTTAAACGCGCTCGACTTTAGCTGGGCGGCTATTTGCAGCAGTACGTTCTGCTTCTGGGTTTTGGACTGCGTTTTGGGTGCGGCGGGCGCCGGCTGGGCaggcttcttctttttcttcttcgaTGTCCGACTTGGGTTTTGGGCAGCTATGCCGACTGGTTGGGACGCCTTTTTCGACGGCGCTGGCGGTTTGGaaggctgctgctgttgctggggcgctttttgctgcattttcaGGCCTGCATTGATATCTTTATTCGGCGCCTGAGACTTCTTCCTTTTGgccttctttttgttttggcccgcTGGCGCAGGTTGTGTGGCTGCCATTGTCTCCTCCGTGGCTCTTACTTTGGCGCGCTTTCGGCCCTTCTCCAAAGCCAACATTGTCTTGTGATGGCAAACATCGCAGTCCACGGCCTGCAAAAAGGAATTGGGTTGAGGTTAGAGTGGCAGGAATGGGTccatatgtacacacacacggatCAGTTTGAAGCACTGTATAAAGATCTTTCAGCTTCTTTggtgttaatttaaattattattcgCCCAGAagctatatatttaaatttatattactaTAATAAAGTACTAAACTATCCATTTATACCATTCATACATGGAAGCATACAGAGGCTatcaatatttatgaaattaaagaaaaaagtaGTTTTGGCCTGGGAGACCTCTTTTCCTACTGTCTATACATAATTTCTATCAGCTCCTGGCTCTTACCATGTTACTGGCCATACGCTTCTTCAGCCACTTGGCCCGTTTCCTGGCCCCGCTGTTCATCTCGCCCTTTGCCATCTTGGCCTTCACGGCTTCCAGCTTGGCGATTAGTCTCCGGTTCTTAGCGCTCTGCTTCAGTTCTTGTGGCTGGAGGTGGAGCTGGTAGCGGCCACCTGTCCACTGGTTCCCGCAGCGGGAGCACATGCGTGCGGGTCCAAAGCTATCCTCGGGCAACTGGACATTGTGCCGGGCCAGCTTCCTACAGGTGGTTCTGGATTGTTTTGGAAACGAAATTTTAGTAGGTGCTTAAGGAATTAGCAACGAATCTCACATGTAATAGGATTTGAGGATCCGTTCTGTGTGGGTTTCATCAGATAGTTTGTTGGCACAGTTCCACAGCAAATCTACTGTTTTTTGATCACTCATGGTGGAGGCGTAAAAATTTCTGAAAAAAACCAGTTCTATGTATTTAAGCTAAATTATTTACTTGCGacttaaagttttattttttacaacaTTTATAAACGGAAACCTAACGGAAAAGCCAAACGTAAATAAGTAGCTTAAATAGAGGAAACATGGCAAAATTCAAGCCAAAATAGACAGCACTGACGGCACAACGTGCGCAGCTTAccagaaaaaaacaaaggtGAATTTCAATCTTATTTCCAGGTTTTTAACTTACCAGCAATGCGAGATAAGTATTGAAAGTGATACGTGGTAAATTACACTtcgatattcatatataacaTCAATAAAAACACTTTCTTATATTTCTTTAAGAAATGTAAACAGCTGTCGGCCGAAATTAAACCGGTAAATGTGTGCGATTGCTCAACCGGTTCAACCATTGATGTGAGACAGAGCTGCCACCCTGCGAAATCCGACAGTGTGGCAGCCACTGGCAACTCACCACTGGCATTTTCTCCCCAATTTCGGTTTTTCGCCGTGGTCAGTTGATGGTCCTACGGCATTTGCGCGTCgttttgaaattattcaacACATCTGAAAAGCCAACCGCCGAAACGGACAGAAGCGACGCGGAGAATTTCGAATGCAAACGGACGCGCAACCCGCCagtgaaaaataaacacacacatcaaATATCGCCAACGTGGAGTGTCGAGCAGTACAGTGAATTCAATAGCATAGTGCGCGCAATCACGActagcatttgcatttgcagctgcagcaacaacaatggacCCGTTTACTCAGGTACGAGGCCAATTCGCACACAACGAAGCCCTTTGTCTGGGATTGCACTGGTGTTAGTGATGGCACCCGCGGATTTTCACAgacatttcccattttccctttCAGCACATGCTCGAGAAGGCGGAACAGCGCAGTCGCGCCCTTGGCATCAGCAACGCCAGCAAGTTTCCGCTCGCCGAGTGCAGCGTTCCAAGCTCCTCCGCCACCTCCGCATCGGGCGGGGATGCTGGGGTCCTGGCCCCGAGGAGCCGGTCGCCTGGAGGCCAGAGCGCGGGTAGCGGCGGCGGCAAGGTCGTTATGTTGGGAAAGGCCACGCTGGAGGCGTCGCCGGCCAAGCCGCTGCGTCACTATACGGCGGTAAACAAGGAAAACTTGGATATGGGCATCGAGATAAACATAACCACGGACAAGCCAATTGGGGTAAGTTCCCCCTCCTTTTCTCGATTCTCTCCATTTGCTCATCCTTGCTGCACTACCTCCAGGTGCAAGTTGAGatccaggagcaggaggtgaCAGATGACGAAGATCAGGCGGAAGGGGGTGCGCTCAATCCCCTGCTGGAGGCGGAACCAGTAAACCAGCCACTAGCCAGGCTAAGGGACACTTCCCGCAGCCGACTGCAACGCATGGGTGCCCTGTACTCAAACACGGACGATCTATCCTCCCCAATCCACCGAACCGAGGGGCAGTTCCATGTGACAACGGGTGAGGAAGAGGACTGCGGCAACCGTAGCAGTAGGCAACCAAAACAGCGGTTGGGCAAACTGGCCGCCTTGGCGGATACGATCAATCAGTGGGAGGATGACACGTCGCACCACGAAGTGCACAGACCCCTCGAAGCACCTCCACCGAAACCGCATTTGTCCAGTCGAAGGGCCGAGAAGGGTCCAGCACCACTGCCACCCAAGAAGGACGAAGTCGACGAGGCTGCTAGGACCAAGCAGCTGAAGTGGGATCCCAAGGTATTGAGCTCTCTGGAGGCACAAGGTTTTCAGCGCCGCGAATCATCGACCATTAAACACACATATGATTATGCCAAACAGGAAGAGACGGCCCCAGCCTCCAAAGTGGAAGAGGCGGCATTAACTGCCAAGCCGCCAGTGCCGCAGAAATCTACGACGGTCAGCCAGGTCGCCAAGAACTTTGCCTCTTCTGCCCCAGCGCCCAAGCCCGCACCAGCGCCTGCTGTTAGTGTGAAGTCTGGATTAGTATCCGGACGGGCGGCTCTTTTTGAAAACAAGGGAACCGGAGGACAGACGCAAGGCCTACGCAACCAGAAGGATCCTTGTGAGCTGTCGCTGAAGGAGCGCATGAAGCTGTTCGAAacgggcaacaacaaagcgaTGTTGCCGATGGCGCCCATAGGATCTGCTCCCAGTATTACCCAAATCCGAGCGGAAGAGGTGAAACGTGAGTTTGTGCAGCCCTTCCATTTTCATAATAGCTATCTAATACTCATTTTTCCTTATTAACAGAACATTTAGCTGCAGTGCATCCGGTGACCGCTGCCGCTGCTACCACCGTGGTTGCAGCAACCAAGCCGAAACCGGAAAGCAAGCTGCGTGACAAGGTGGCTGCTTTGGTGGCAAATGCTCAATCAAGTGCTGAGACGCGTATCAAGGACATTGATCGCCAAAGGCAGGAAGACATGCAGATTATTTCTAATCGCTTCAACAAACAAAAGGAGCTCTTTGACATTCAACCATCCGACAGTTCTTGGGCTGCTCAGACTCGACCTCCCGCGCCAGCTCCCAGCAGAGTAGTGCGGCCCATGCCAccgcctccaccaccgcccatCGCTGGTCTCTCGCCCGGACTGGCCAGCAGCAAGAGGCGATCACGTAAGAAATAACTAAGCCCTTCTTCTAAGGACTTGTCCTTATACATCCGCAATTTCAGCTGGTGATGCGCCCACCACTGACGAGGATTCGAAGCGAGCCCGCAAATCGCATTCGGATCGACTGTATCCCGCCCTGTCCGACCTCGACTCCAGCGGCGACAACTGCTGTGCCGCCGAAACTGCCTCCGCTACGGATGACAGCCATCAACTGGACGAGGAGGAAACCGATAGGTGCGCAGACAAATGCTACTCCTGCTTGCTATTCCTGCTCTGCATCGAGTAGCATTCCAAGACTGATAGGCCTAAGACACATAGCTTTAAACCCCATCCCCTAGACAAGACCAACAAATAAAATCGCTTTCTTAACTAACCGTTTATCTTTGATTCGTGCAGTTGCATGGATGACGACCAGTCGCAGACTGAGGACAGTAGCGCCGGCATGTGCAATGGCAGTCTCGGCCGCGAGATAATGAGCGCAGTGCAGCGCAACGAAGCggagatgcagcagcagcagccgggcAAGAAGGTAAGTGCAGGTAGAAACTGTCATCGCAGCGGGTGGTCACCATTAACACGATTTCACACCTTTCCAGACTGTGCGCTATGCGGACCAGGACATGTATTACGACGACAGCTCTCTGAACTCGTCGCAGGTCTCAGCGGGCATCGATGATTATCTGGATGAAGCACTTGTCGAGGACTACGGCAGCACTCAGGATGACCAGAGCGACAGCGGGGACGAGCAGAATGCCAGTCGGCTGTCCTTGGGCGTAAGTATTTGCTGATTAAGTTTCCTTGtatatcaaaacaaataattctttaattacattttcagAGCAAGGGAACGACGGCCTCAAACAGCTTTTCCTTCCGAAAGAATCCTGCCTCTTCGTGCACGCCTATCGAGGAGCACCATGAGATGGAGATGGACCTGCAGACGCCACTGCTCAGTGGTGCCCAGCCGGTCAAGTCTGAATTGAGTGTCAACCAGGACAACGACAACCTGGTTACCCTGGTGCACACGGTCAGCTTCTATCGCCGCCAGCAGAGTGCCAACGTGAGTTGATTACTTATATGCCAACTAACAAATTCTAAGTACTCTGTGCCTTTAGAGCTCCAATTCCACACCGGTTCGCAAGATCTGTCGAGAGCAGCAAGTCATGCGATCAGCCCTAGCAGGCGATTGCCATGCCAAGCACAGACTGGAGTACGACTCTCCTCAGCAGTCTGATTACGTCGCAGGAGCAGTAACTGACATAGCGGATCAGaccgacgaggacgacgaagAGATGCAGAATGCGCGGGAAGTAAACGATGCATCGCAGGCACAAGACAAGATCAAAAAGCTGTTGAGCGAGGTGtgcaagcagcagcaggtgatAGGACAAGCCAGTCAGGCCCTGAACCTTTGCGCTGCCACCGTAGAGTTCTCCGGCTCCACAGAGTCCGTGGAGGGAGAGCGGTATCTTCTTCTTGCAAGTAAGTGTCTTACGTTTGCTCATCTGTATTGTATTCGAGTATAAATTGCCTGTTGAATTCCAAACAGAATGGGAAATTCGAAATAGGACCCTAAAGTCTCAGTGTCCAATTTAGCTGACATCACTTTTGTATCCTTGCAGCCCATCGACGCCAGGCGTGTTTGGATGAAGTCCAGCGTTTAAGAGTTGAGAACAGTGTTCGTCCGGTGGGGGCACCAAAAGAGAAGGGCCTACTGACGGTCAAGGACATAACCATTCCACTGCGACAGGAGTACGTGCGTAAAATGGCCTCGAACAACATTAACGGCCATCATCTTGTGTGCCTCCTGAAGTACAATGAGCACGTGCTGGCCACCAAGACAGTACCCACGATGCCTGGGCTGCTGTCTGTCAAGTTTCCGGATGTCCTGCAACTAAACAATGTGTATGCTGACTTCAGGGTAAATATTACAAGTTTTCCTTAGCcaatattccattttattgcGTAAACTTCGTCTGCAGATCACGCTAGAAATCTATGGCATGTTGGCTCAACGCGATCAGCTGCCGCACGAGCTGAAGTACCATATCAACCTGAACAAGAAGGGTGGCATCAAGACGCCAAAGAAGAAGGGCGGCGAGAATCGACTGGTGATGCCGCCAGTACAAAGTCCGGCGGGACCGCATGTGGTACGGACACCGCAGCTGGTGCAATACGGCTTTGCCATTTTCTCGCTGCGTGAAATTCAACGCACCACATGGACGCTGACCCAGGTGCTGGGCGTCAGTCCCCTGGAGGGTGTGGTTCACATGAAAGTCAACTGCGAACTATCCGTTAGCGTGGAGTACAAGGGATTCCTTACCATGTTCGAAGACATCTCCGGTTTCGGCGCTTGGCATCGTCGCTGGTGCTATCTGAATGGCTCCGTAATCAACTACTGGAAGTACCCGGATGATGAGAAGCGCAAGACGCCAATGGGCAGTATAGATCTGAATTCCTGCACTTCGCAGAAGGTGACCACGGCACCGCGCGACATTTGCGCCCGTCTCAACACCATGCTGCTGGAGTGCGAACGGCCGGCGCTGGAGACGGACCAAGAGTCCTTGATAATCGTACCCAACGGACGTACCACCACGGTGCGCCATCTGCTCTCAGCCGACACGAAGGAGGAGCGCGAGGAGTGGTGCGCCCACCTTAACAAGGCACTGACACTGCTGCGCGCTTGGGGAACCACCCACTGACCCGCTGACCCATTGCAATCTTGTCAGCAGCACGGACAATGACCACAAACGGGCGGGTTGTTAACAGTTTTCTCTTTTTAAGTTACTCAATTTGCTATTTTAATCGCGTTCGCATTggtattaattttgttttaactttGCTTTATGTTTCCAATTCAAATTATTCGTTTCCATCTTGAAGTGGGACACGTTCGTGTTCGTCTATATCGACTTAACCTtttacttatgtatgtacattgaATTTAGGATGACTCgctaaatatataatatgtgTAAAAcccagtaaaaaaaaaaactaacgCCAGTTGTACACTGATTATTTAATATAGTTTATTGAATACTTTTATACACGTACACATTTACATTCACATATATCGTTTTGCAAGAACTCGTGGCTATGAAGAAATCGCTACGTGGCTTCCGCGTGTTAACTATCTTTTTATCTCTGACCATCCGGAATCTAACAACAAGTGAGAGTTAAAGCTTGCGTGTTATCACGACGCCGGCTGTTCTAGTGCCCATCTCGGATTCGGCACCAGGTTTTCTGTACTGTGTAGGTGGTTCATGTCAGGTAGTCAGTGTGTCTGCTCCTTGGCCATCTCAATTGACTCTGGGTGGAAGATACATAACTTCCTTGCGCTTGTCACTTGGCCTAAAGGTCGGCCTAAAGGCTATCTACAAAAGTGGATTAcgcattgccgccggcggagtGTTCAGTGTGGGTTCCTCTACTTCACAACACTATCaaatgtatagatatatatttctcgtataggtatatatgtatatattttgacTTGAATCTGCTGTTAGTTGTAAATCATCATCCAAAATATTACAGTTTGCCAGATATGCAGGATATACTTGTGCTTTGTACAACAGTAGCAGCGCCCTCGGTGGATCGGGTTCGGAATAcagttatatatattatgtacacACTCTGTTGCAGAAGGCGAAAGGCGGAAGGAGGGGGGAACAACAATCGAAGACGAGAGCAGCGCAGCTACTGTTCGGTAATTCGGCATTCGCTGGTTTCGGATACACTGCCTCAAACTGCTTTGGATACTCCGCTTAGCAATCAAACTGTCAACGTTCGCTAGAATATTAGGGCTATAATACTGGGCATATTTCCATATACGTAATACGTAACATGTCTTGTCTTGTCTGTACTGTGTGGCTTGCCTGTGTTAGTTGGTGTTGCAGTGCAGTGGCAACGCAAAGATAAAGCGGAATTTCGATGCAAGTCTCGGGGCTGCTGAATTTGGATTCATCTAACCTAAGCACTAAACCGTAATCGGTGGccaatataaaattgaaaaaataactGCCTAAGCTTactcatattcatattcatgtTCGTGTTTGTATTCGCATGTGGTGTGCGTGTCGTGTCGTGTTCGTGTGTTGCTATGCACCTTTAATGAACAgtttaaaatttttcaaattcaacACTTAAGGCTACAACGGAATGTACAGtaaactattaaataaattaaaaagtaaaacgaTATGCGTGGAATACTATACATAAAAGACGGTCGCCGTGCCGGCCTGAGTTTCCTATGGATTGCCAGCCTGGCCGCTGGCCGGCACCTGGGCGTTCTGGCGCCGCAGATCCGACTGGGTGATAGCCGTGATAATGGTGCCCACAATCAGCATCACGGCCATGGTTATGTTGGCGGCTATGTCGCCAAACGTTGTGAACAGTTCCGAGTAGAAGAGCGTGAAGCATATGCCGAAGGTTTGAGCGGAGGCGTTCAGCAGTCCGGAGGAGGTGCCCTCCGGCTCCGGGAAGGTCAGCTCGGCGCCGAACTCGAAGCCCACCGGCAGATAACCGGTCATAAAGAAGCTGGAAGGGATTGAGTCACAGGGAAACCATTTAATTTGATCACACTCTACTGATATAGATTTATCTTCCAATAGAAACCTTCCTGCTTGATTGCACTTACCCCAGCAGAGAGGCCGTCAGGTAGACCACCGCGATGTGCCCCGTGTCCAAGGTGAAGGTGAAGATCCACATGCCCACCATGGACAGCGCGTAGACCGCCAGCGTCGTTTCCCTGGATGGAATGGAGGTTAACCACAATGAGTACCGCTCATTAAGCATTGAGAGCCCCTCATTCAATTAATAACAACTTGTGCAACTGCTGTGCCAAAACTTTCTCAAGCAGCCCGTTCTCAGCGGggccacatggcgtatgcgtaatgagTTTCGAACACGCTCGGAAAAGCCCTTGAAATCTGCTTGTGGCGCCTGTACTCACTTGAACTTGTGCGTCTTATCCAGCACAATGCCCGATACCACGGAGCCCAGCATCCCGGCTAGCACAATGCTGAGGCCAATACGTCCGGCGTCCACCTCGTGGCCGGGATAATACTTCAGCACCACCTGGAAGCAGACACCCAGCAATAAGACCCCATTAGCCGCTCATTAATCGAGTGGGAGTAGGCGTTCGTACCGGATTGAGGAGCGTGGAAATGGCGTAAAAGACGCCCACATTGATGCCGTACGAGAGGAGCAGGAAGATGAAGTTCCGGTTGGTCATCAGGTTCTTCAGCGACTGCATGAAGCTGACTTGCTCCGCTCCGGAACTTTCCAAGAGTTGGGCCGCCTCCTGGGCGGCGGATGGCGGAGTGGGTGGTTTGTCCTGGAAAACTGCCAAAAGTAGATATTTATTATGGGATTATCACTTTTAATTCTTGCTGCTCAAACTTAATGGTTTATGGCCTTTATAACATGTTTAAAGATTTAATCAAAGATgtggaatattttaaaagctcTTAAAGTTTATAACGATTGTTTATTcaaatgtaaaaatgtaaaattgaTGTAAATTAACGACTTAAACTTACATATCACCATCAGGACGAGCAGGATGGAGGTGAGCCCGGCCACCAAGTAGAACATCATCTGCAGATCACTGCCCACCGTCTCGAGATCCGGTGAATTGGGCACCAGCATGGGTGGCAGCACGAAgcccacggccacgcccagctGCAAGAAGAAAAGAGAGGGGCGGGATGTTCGATGGTACGTACAAGTTGCTCAAAGCGAAATCTGTTTCCGGTTCCGCCGCTGTCTCTGAATCCGCGTCTGTTTTTGCTCCGCTTCCGGACTTTCACTCACAACACCCCCCTTCCCCCGCTGACCCCGTGCACTTGTGTTACCAGTATTCACGCTGCAACtgtgaaattgatttatggtGGCCCGGATAGATGCAtactcctgctcctcctaTGCCGGATTCCCCACTAACTGCTTTCCTCAGTTGCctatgtgtttttgttttcgtcaAAGTTTGTGGCGCTGTTCCAGGGCAAAAAATAGATGTACACCCGGGTCAACTGCGACAGCTCCACTTTTTTCCGCACAAAAGTTGAGCTATGCAATTTTTAGTTGTTTTCCTTGATTTTTGTGCAGGATCGACGACGAGGTATCATGTGGATTATGTAAAAAGTAGCACTTTCCGTATCTCAAAAAGGTTGCTCGTAAATCGCTCAATCAGTTTGATGTAAATAAAGTCGTTTTTGAACACTAGAACCTTGGGAGCaaactacatacatatttatttgcccaaGGATACTATCGATTATAGGGTATCCTTCAGTCGAGCGACGCAGGTGATAATGCTATTTTATTAACCTTTTTTTCGGTGGCTATAAATCGGTTTTAGCTGACATATGACAGTCCGGAAAATAAATTGGACCGTAAAAGCAATTTTAGTGgcgtaaaattaaattcatatgcGCATGGAAGTAAAGTTAAGGCACCATCCTAACTGGATTTAATCCAGTCGCATATCgcatattatttaattagcaaAGGCCTTCGGCGAgtgtttacattttaattgaattgaaacaCCTTGCCttttgtgcaaaaataatCACCTCAGTTCCGTTGATTGTTTTCATTTAGGcaaacaaaggaaaatgccAGCCGACTGAGCAGCTCagctccacacacacaataaACTCAGCGGAGCATTCCTTTTTGGCAATAGCTTTTGGTTTCCCCACAACAAAGGAAAGGAGAACCAATGGCGGCCAGGGGAGCGAACTCAATTCCCACTGACCTTTGCCACTATCGTGACCAAACAGACACCGATGCCGGAGCTGCAGGTGGTCCGTGCTTCGGGTTGAGGCCACCATTTAATGGAGCACGCAAACATAATCAGTTTTCCCGGTGCCATCTTTACTTAGCAGATTGCCGTTCCACTTCATGGAGAAGGGCCGAGATTATCCGAGTAAGCCGAATATTTCGCATTCATCTGGGTTTTCCACGAAGAATTTCCCGCGGATTACGCAGCAAGCGTTGGGATTTTTCTTTGCGGAAACCCTTTCCAGGTAGAAAATCATGCtttccaaatatatatagtatatagtataaagttgtttgtttataattaaaattgcctGGATATTCAAACGttgtaaaagttaaaaatttcCTACGAAACACTTTCTCCTATGGAAATCCTTCCGTCATAAATGTCAAGGATCCAGTTTGTTGAAACcgatgaatttaaataaatccgCTTGATTCGGCAATGAAAATTGGATTGGTTTTTGAAATACTTGGGCAAAGTGAGTCCGAGCAAATTCATAGAATTGcagccatttgcataaatgtatCCGAGTGGTGGGTCATAAACCAGACAGATGCCAGCAGCtcatctccagctccagctccacctaCATCTCCATCTACCCATTGCCAATTCCCCGTCCGTTGTCCGTACCCTTTGTTCCGGTCATTTGGGCATTTACGAGGGAACGCAAAAGAACATTCGAGTGGGACCCTAGGCTGCAGTCTGAGCCCCCGCTCCATGCCATCAGGAGTAAATATTTGAGTCGGCTGGAGACGGATCGAACGTCTGAGCCTCGTTTGGAGGGACTGAGGGTTCTCCAATCCGGCGGAATGTTCGCTGGCGGCCCTGGAGAACGTTATTCTCGACTTGGCGGCACAACTTGTTCCGGCCGTGTTTACATGGCCATCCGGAAAAAAAGCAACGTGGGGAGGGGGCTGAAAGAGGCGGCGGGATAAGAAACTGTGTTTGCTCAGCACTCTGGCAACAATGCTCCTCCGCCAAATCCGTTTCAGCTCGGCTCAGCCAGTCAGAAATCAGAGATTTGGGGGGGCGGATGGGATGCTGCAAGCGCGTGTGGTGCGTCGTCCTTGCCAGATAAGGCTGCCAAGGCGAttgggagtgggtggtggcccGTTGGCTGGGCGTTCGCTTTCAATGTCACTCGGTATGTGGGCCACCTACGTGGCCCCACGCTGCGTTTTTTATGAAGGCTCTTTTTTTCGGGCACAAGTTCGGCTTGGCATTTCGACAAGAGATTAC
This window contains:
- the LOC6733399 gene encoding uncharacterized protein LOC6733399, yielding MSDQKTVDLLWNCANKLSDETHTERILKSYYITTCRKLARHNVQLPEDSFGPARMCSRCGNQWTGGRYQLHLQPQELKQSAKNRRLIAKLEAVKAKMAKGEMNSGARKRAKWLKKRMASNMAVDCDVCHHKTMLALEKGRKRAKVRATEETMAATQPAPAGQNKKKAKRKKSQAPNKDINAGLKMQQKAPQQQQQPSKPPAPSKKASQPVGIAAQNPSRTSKKKKKKPAQPAPAAPKTQSKTQKQNVLLQIAAQLKSSAFKDASKTQQNRLQAFLK
- the LOC6733400 gene encoding anillin isoform X1, whose translation is MDPFTQHMLEKAEQRSRALGISNASKFPLAECSVPSSSATSASGGDAGVLAPRSRSPGGQSAGSGGGKVVMLGKATLEASPAKPLRHYTAVNKENLDMGIEINITTDKPIGVQVEIQEQEVTDDEDQAEGGALNPLLEAEPVNQPLARLRDTSRSRLQRMGALYSNTDDLSSPIHRTEGQFHVTTGEEEDCGNRSSRQPKQRLGKLAALADTINQWEDDTSHHEVHRPLEAPPPKPHLSSRRAEKGPAPLPPKKDEVDEAARTKQLKWDPKVLSSLEAQGFQRRESSTIKHTYDYAKQEETAPASKVEEAALTAKPPVPQKSTTVSQVAKNFASSAPAPKPAPAPAVSVKSGLVSGRAALFENKGTGGQTQGLRNQKDPCELSLKERMKLFETGNNKAMLPMAPIGSAPSITQIRAEEVKQHLAAVHPVTAAAATTVVAATKPKPESKLRDKVAALVANAQSSAETRIKDIDRQRQEDMQIISNRFNKQKELFDIQPSDSSWAAQTRPPAPAPSRVVRPMPPPPPPPIAGLSPGLASSKRRSPGDAPTTDEDSKRARKSHSDRLYPALSDLDSSGDNCCAAETASATDDSHQLDEEETDSCMDDDQSQTEDSSAGMCNGSLGREIMSAVQRNEAEMQQQQPGKKTVRYADQDMYYDDSSLNSSQVSAGIDDYLDEALVEDYGSTQDDQSDSGDEQNASRLSLGSKGTTASNSFSFRKNPASSCTPIEEHHEMEMDLQTPLLSGAQPVKSELSVNQDNDNLVTLVHTVSFYRRQQSANSSNSTPVRKICREQQVMRSALAGDCHAKHRLEYDSPQQSDYVAGAVTDIADQTDEDDEEMQNAREVNDASQAQDKIKKLLSEVCKQQQVIGQASQALNLCAATVEFSGSTESVEGERYLLLATHRRQACLDEVQRLRVENSVRPVGAPKEKGLLTVKDITIPLRQEYVRKMASNNINGHHLVCLLKYNEHVLATKTVPTMPGLLSVKFPDVLQLNNVYADFRITLEIYGMLAQRDQLPHELKYHINLNKKGGIKTPKKKGGENRLVMPPVQSPAGPHVVRTPQLVQYGFAIFSLREIQRTTWTLTQVLGVSPLEGVVHMKVNCELSVSVEYKGFLTMFEDISGFGAWHRRWCYLNGSVINYWKYPDDEKRKTPMGSIDLNSCTSQKVTTAPRDICARLNTMLLECERPALETDQESLIIVPNGRTTTVRHLLSADTKEEREEWCAHLNKALTLLRAWGTTH
- the LOC6733400 gene encoding anillin isoform X2, with amino-acid sequence MDPFTQHMLEKAEQRSRALGISNASKFPLAECSVPSSSATSASGGDAGVLAPRSRSPGGQSAGSGGGKVVMLGKATLEASPAKPLRHYTAVNKENLDMGIEINITTDKPIGVQVEIQEQEVTDDEDQAEGGALNPLLEAEPVNQPLARLRDTSRSRLQRMGALYSNTDDLSSPIHRTEGQFHVTTGEEEDCGNRSSRQPKQRLGKLAALADTINQWEDDTSHHEVHRPLEAPPPKPHLSSRRAEKGPAPLPPKKDEVDEAARTKQLKWDPKEETAPASKVEEAALTAKPPVPQKSTTVSQVAKNFASSAPAPKPAPAPAVSVKSGLVSGRAALFENKGTGGQTQGLRNQKDPCELSLKERMKLFETGNNKAMLPMAPIGSAPSITQIRAEEVKQHLAAVHPVTAAAATTVVAATKPKPESKLRDKVAALVANAQSSAETRIKDIDRQRQEDMQIISNRFNKQKELFDIQPSDSSWAAQTRPPAPAPSRVVRPMPPPPPPPIAGLSPGLASSKRRSPGDAPTTDEDSKRARKSHSDRLYPALSDLDSSGDNCCAAETASATDDSHQLDEEETDSCMDDDQSQTEDSSAGMCNGSLGREIMSAVQRNEAEMQQQQPGKKTVRYADQDMYYDDSSLNSSQVSAGIDDYLDEALVEDYGSTQDDQSDSGDEQNASRLSLGSKGTTASNSFSFRKNPASSCTPIEEHHEMEMDLQTPLLSGAQPVKSELSVNQDNDNLVTLVHTVSFYRRQQSANSSNSTPVRKICREQQVMRSALAGDCHAKHRLEYDSPQQSDYVAGAVTDIADQTDEDDEEMQNAREVNDASQAQDKIKKLLSEVCKQQQVIGQASQALNLCAATVEFSGSTESVEGERYLLLATHRRQACLDEVQRLRVENSVRPVGAPKEKGLLTVKDITIPLRQEYVRKMASNNINGHHLVCLLKYNEHVLATKTVPTMPGLLSVKFPDVLQLNNVYADFRITLEIYGMLAQRDQLPHELKYHINLNKKGGIKTPKKKGGENRLVMPPVQSPAGPHVVRTPQLVQYGFAIFSLREIQRTTWTLTQVLGVSPLEGVVHMKVNCELSVSVEYKGFLTMFEDISGFGAWHRRWCYLNGSVINYWKYPDDEKRKTPMGSIDLNSCTSQKVTTAPRDICARLNTMLLECERPALETDQESLIIVPNGRTTTVRHLLSADTKEEREEWCAHLNKALTLLRAWGTTH